A part of Candidatus Atribacteria bacterium ADurb.Bin276 genomic DNA contains:
- the gtaB gene encoding UTP--glucose-1-phosphate uridylyltransferase yields the protein MKEKPISKAVIPVAGYGTRLLPVTKSQPKEMLPIVDKPAVQYVVREAIDSGVESILFVTGRGKRAIEDYFDYAVELELELENKGKLDLLQEVRDIGDMIRIFYVRQKLQKGLGDAVYQAKRFINDSPFAVLLADDIIDSTDPVLRQMIDLYRKRPGIILAVTRIPQEEISQWGVIKGKEIGKGTFKVEDMIEKPDPGEAPSDLAIIGRYILTPSIFEVIEKVSPGKGGEIQLTDSIRSLLKKEEIYAYEFQGTYYGVGDKIGFLKANVAYALKRKDIGDELKGFLKQIIEEEK from the coding sequence ATGAAAGAAAAACCAATATCAAAGGCAGTGATCCCGGTGGCTGGATATGGAACCCGTTTATTACCGGTAACCAAGTCTCAGCCGAAAGAAATGCTACCGATTGTCGATAAACCAGCGGTTCAATATGTGGTGAGAGAAGCCATCGATTCGGGAGTAGAAAGTATTCTTTTTGTTACCGGCCGAGGGAAAAGAGCCATTGAAGATTATTTTGATTACGCCGTGGAATTGGAATTGGAATTGGAAAATAAAGGAAAACTTGATCTCTTGCAGGAAGTTCGTGATATTGGCGACATGATTCGAATATTTTATGTACGTCAGAAGCTGCAAAAAGGCTTAGGAGATGCCGTTTACCAGGCAAAACGCTTTATTAATGATTCACCTTTTGCGGTTTTGTTAGCTGATGATATCATTGATTCCACTGATCCGGTGCTTCGACAAATGATCGATTTATATCGTAAAAGACCAGGGATAATTTTGGCAGTGACCCGGATTCCTCAAGAGGAGATTTCGCAATGGGGCGTCATTAAGGGGAAGGAAATAGGAAAGGGAACATTTAAGGTTGAAGATATGATTGAAAAACCCGATCCTGGCGAAGCCCCTTCCGATTTAGCAATTATTGGCAGGTATATTTTAACCCCGTCAATATTCGAGGTGATTGAGAAGGTATCCCCAGGAAAAGGAGGAGAAATCCAACTCACTGATTCGATTCGAAGCCTCTTAAAAAAAGAGGAAATTTACGCTTATGAATTTCAAGGAACGTATTATGGAGTGGGGGATAAGATTGGGTTTTTAAAAGCAAATGTGGCCTATGCCTTAAAACGGAAAGATATTGGCGATGAGTTGAAAGGATTTTTAAAGCAGATTATCGAAGAAGAAAAATAG
- a CDS encoding Ribonuclease encodes MRITFLGAAREVTGSCYLIEGRNKRFLIDCGMVQGSGEERNAASFSFDPGSIDFLLLTHAHLDHSGRIPFLYKDGFRGKIFATAPTIELCEVLWLDMYKIMLEETNRTNRKNLRAGRPSIEPLYTEEDVLGALNLFEPVGYDEIVPVDNIESVFRNAAHIIGAATIEIWIDGVKLVFSGDLGPFYNVMEGSPPIIDEADYVILESTYGNRRHKTLEETREEFENAIREALKSGGKVLIPSFVVDRAQRLIYELSLLKNKMKFDFPIFFDSPMGSKATEIYQKYMGLMAGEIQKQIFQGHDPFVLPGMSYVSSPDESRAINQIEKAIVIAGSGMCNGGRIIHHLKHGLWKPNTDLIFVGYQARGTLGRLLVDGVKKVKLFGEEISVKAKINTINGFSAHADQDDLLKWSDYFQSNPTFIITHGEEEIAETFGRVLEKRGRAVIVPRLGDSIDLVKKEKKVCVSEAPAVESPVVQEISSKVKSLQEKKIYTGTDGDHLLRSALLLIEEAEKAVMEE; translated from the coding sequence ATGAGAATTACCTTTTTAGGAGCAGCTCGAGAAGTAACCGGTTCCTGTTATCTAATCGAAGGACGGAATAAACGTTTTTTAATTGACTGTGGTATGGTGCAGGGAAGTGGTGAAGAAAGAAATGCTGCTTCTTTTTCCTTTGATCCCGGGAGCATTGATTTTCTTTTATTAACCCATGCTCACCTTGATCACTCGGGACGGATTCCTTTTCTTTATAAAGATGGATTCCGAGGAAAGATATTTGCCACAGCTCCCACCATTGAGCTATGTGAAGTTCTCTGGCTCGATATGTATAAAATTATGCTGGAAGAAACCAACCGGACCAATCGAAAAAATCTCCGTGCCGGAAGGCCTTCAATAGAACCTTTGTATACCGAAGAAGATGTTTTGGGAGCTTTAAACCTTTTTGAACCAGTTGGATACGATGAAATTGTACCAGTCGATAATATTGAATCAGTTTTCAGAAATGCTGCACATATTATTGGTGCAGCAACCATTGAGATTTGGATTGATGGTGTTAAGCTGGTTTTTTCCGGAGACCTGGGTCCCTTTTATAATGTAATGGAGGGGTCGCCTCCGATTATAGATGAGGCGGATTATGTCATATTAGAATCAACCTATGGAAATCGTCGCCATAAAACCTTGGAAGAAACTCGGGAAGAGTTTGAAAATGCCATTCGCGAAGCTCTTAAATCCGGGGGGAAGGTTCTCATTCCTTCTTTTGTTGTCGACCGTGCCCAGAGGTTGATTTATGAACTTTCTCTGCTAAAAAATAAAATGAAGTTTGATTTCCCGATTTTTTTCGATAGTCCGATGGGAAGCAAAGCGACTGAAATTTATCAAAAATATATGGGGTTAATGGCAGGAGAGATCCAAAAACAAATTTTTCAAGGCCATGATCCTTTTGTTCTTCCCGGGATGAGTTATGTCAGCTCGCCCGATGAATCAAGAGCTATCAATCAGATCGAAAAAGCTATTGTGATTGCCGGTAGTGGAATGTGTAACGGAGGAAGAATTATTCATCACCTGAAGCATGGATTGTGGAAGCCTAATACTGATTTAATTTTTGTTGGGTATCAAGCACGAGGAACTTTGGGCCGGCTGCTGGTTGATGGGGTTAAAAAAGTCAAGTTATTTGGTGAGGAAATTAGTGTAAAGGCTAAAATAAATACGATTAATGGCTTTTCAGCCCACGCTGACCAGGATGATCTGCTGAAATGGTCAGATTATTTTCAATCGAATCCAACCTTTATTATTACTCACGGTGAAGAAGAGATTGCCGAAACTTTTGGCCGTGTTCTTGAAAAACGCGGTAGAGCGGTTATAGTTCCTCGGTTAGGCGACTCGATTGATCTGGTGAAAAAAGAGAAAAAAGTTTGTGTTTCAGAAGCACCTGCGGTAGAAAGCCCGGTGGTTCAAGAAATTAGTTCGAAAGTCAAATCCCTTCAAGAGAAGAAAATTTATACCGGGACTGATGGAGATCATCTACTTCGTTCAGCTTTGCTATTAATTGAAGAAGCGGAAAAAGCAGTGATGGAGGAATAG